In the genome of Fusobacterium necrogenes, one region contains:
- a CDS encoding AAA family ATPase, whose product MFDKKKIGIGIDDFKSVIEKNYYFVDKSKLIEDIIADGAIVKLFCRPRRFGKTLNMSMMKYFFDIREKEENRKLFDGLYIENSPMIEEQGKYPVIFLTLKEIKGNNIESMYTQIKTLISDLFNQYEYLRENLNERDIEIFDNLWKRKDEDYSNSLKFLIECLNNYYKQKVILLIDEYDTPLLTAHEFGYYNEALQFFKTFYGGALKSNVNLQMGVLTGIIRVAQAGIFSDLNNFYSNTILENEYSQYFGLLEAEVENMLKYYEIEYKIDNVKEWYNGYTFGKVQVYNPWSILHFVRTKELKPFWVNTSSNYLIREILRKSGRDIFDSLEKLFNQEEIRVRINPNVEVHSNLNANEIFSLMLYSGYLTIKKEIADNVFTIRIPNKEIISFFHNTFIEIIFKDSIDIDDVKFSLIDRDLKGFEKAFSKLIAQYLSSYDISSPYENPYHMFLLGFFTSMRSDYIVNSNQESGYGRPDIVLRPLNKTKTGYIMELKAVKKGESIEKKLEEAKKQLIETYYEADLEKNGIKDIVKIAIVFEGKRVEFKYVD is encoded by the coding sequence ATGTTTGACAAAAAGAAGATAGGTATAGGAATAGATGATTTTAAAAGTGTAATTGAAAAAAATTACTATTTTGTAGATAAATCTAAACTAATAGAGGATATTATAGCTGATGGAGCTATTGTAAAGCTTTTTTGTCGTCCTAGAAGATTTGGAAAAACTCTCAATATGTCTATGATGAAATATTTTTTTGATATAAGAGAGAAAGAGGAGAATAGAAAACTTTTTGATGGGCTATATATAGAAAATTCTCCAATGATAGAGGAACAAGGAAAATATCCAGTTATATTTCTCACTCTCAAGGAGATTAAAGGAAATAATATTGAGAGCATGTATACTCAAATAAAAACTTTAATTTCAGACTTATTTAATCAGTATGAGTATTTAAGAGAGAACTTAAATGAGAGAGATATTGAGATTTTTGACAATCTATGGAAGAGAAAAGATGAAGATTATAGCAACTCTCTAAAATTTTTAATAGAGTGCTTAAATAACTATTACAAACAAAAAGTAATTCTTTTGATAGATGAGTATGATACACCATTGCTTACTGCCCATGAGTTTGGGTACTACAATGAGGCTCTACAATTTTTTAAAACTTTCTATGGTGGAGCCTTAAAATCTAATGTTAATTTACAGATGGGAGTACTTACTGGAATAATTAGAGTGGCTCAAGCTGGGATATTTTCAGACTTGAATAATTTTTATTCCAATACAATTTTAGAAAATGAATATAGTCAATATTTTGGACTTTTAGAAGCTGAAGTTGAAAATATGCTAAAGTACTACGAAATAGAGTATAAGATTGATAATGTTAAAGAGTGGTATAATGGATATACTTTTGGGAAAGTACAGGTATATAATCCTTGGAGTATTTTACATTTTGTAAGAACAAAGGAATTAAAACCATTTTGGGTAAACACCTCATCTAACTATCTGATTAGAGAGATATTGAGAAAGAGTGGTAGAGATATCTTTGATAGCTTAGAAAAATTATTTAATCAAGAGGAGATAAGAGTAAGAATAAATCCAAATGTAGAGGTACATAGTAATTTAAATGCTAATGAGATTTTTTCGTTAATGTTGTATTCTGGTTATTTGACAATAAAAAAAGAGATAGCTGATAATGTTTTTACAATTAGAATACCTAATAAAGAGATTATCTCTTTCTTTCATAATACCTTTATTGAGATAATTTTTAAGGATAGTATAGATATTGATGATGTTAAATTTTCTTTAATAGATAGGGATTTAAAAGGATTTGAAAAAGCTTTTAGTAAACTTATAGCTCAATATCTTAGCTCCTATGATATCAGTTCTCCATACGAGAATCCTTATCATATGTTCTTACTAGGATTTTTCACAAGTATGAGAAGTGATTACATAGTAAATTCTAACCAAGAGAGTGGATATGGTAGACCTGATATTGTATTAAGACCTTTGAATAAGACTAAGACAGGATACATTATGGAGTTAAAAGCTGTAAAAAAGGGAGAAAGCATAGAGAAAAAGTTAGAGGAAGCTAAAAAGCAACTGATAGAAACTTATTATGAAGCAGATTTAGAAAAAAATGGAATAAAGGATATAGTAAAAATTGCAATAGTTTTTGAAGGAAAAAGAGTAGAGTTTAAATATGTAGACTAA
- a CDS encoding TAXI family TRAP transporter solute-binding subunit, whose amino-acid sequence MKKVLALLTLAIGLGACSGEQTTYINIGTGGTAGTYYPLGGAFAEIWNSNIKGVNATAESTGASVANVNMLEKGDIDVAIIQNDVASYAENGVELFDRKIETIRGMATLYSEPIQCITTDSSINSIEDLKGKKVAIGAIGSGVYCNAVQILEAAGIGEKDYKPQYLSFAEAATGLRDRQIDAAFLVAGVPTSAIVDLATQRNVKVVNIDKELATKLKNKYSYYTDYTIKGGTYSTQKEDAQTLTVQSMLVVSSKLSEDMVYNMLKSMYANTDRIKTAHKVGEFIKEDTGLEGMSIKLHPGAEKYFSEKGIK is encoded by the coding sequence ATGAAAAAAGTATTAGCTTTATTAACATTAGCCATTGGATTAGGAGCTTGTAGTGGAGAGCAAACTACTTATATAAATATTGGTACTGGAGGAACTGCTGGAACTTATTATCCACTAGGAGGGGCTTTTGCTGAAATATGGAACTCTAATATTAAAGGTGTAAATGCTACTGCTGAATCTACTGGAGCTTCTGTTGCTAATGTAAATATGTTAGAAAAAGGTGATATAGACGTTGCTATTATTCAAAATGATGTTGCTTCTTATGCTGAAAATGGTGTAGAACTATTTGATAGAAAGATAGAGACAATAAGAGGAATGGCTACTCTTTATAGTGAACCTATCCAATGTATCACTACTGACAGTAGTATTAATTCAATAGAAGATCTAAAAGGTAAAAAAGTTGCTATTGGAGCTATTGGAAGTGGAGTCTACTGTAATGCTGTACAAATTTTAGAGGCTGCTGGAATAGGAGAAAAAGACTATAAACCTCAGTACCTATCTTTTGCTGAAGCAGCAACTGGTCTAAGAGATAGACAAATAGATGCAGCTTTTCTAGTTGCTGGAGTCCCTACATCAGCAATTGTTGATCTAGCTACTCAAAGAAATGTAAAAGTTGTTAATATTGATAAAGAATTAGCTACTAAACTAAAAAATAAATACTCTTACTATACTGATTATACAATTAAAGGTGGTACTTATAGCACTCAAAAAGAGGACGCTCAAACATTAACAGTTCAATCTATGTTAGTAGTAAGTTCAAAATTATCTGAAGATATGGTATACAATATGCTAAAATCAATGTATGCTAATACTGATAGAATAAAAACTGCTCATAAAGTTGGAGAATTTATTAAAGAAGATACAGGGTTAGAAGGAATGAGTATAAAATTGCATCCAGGAGCTGAAAAATATTTCTCTGAAAAAGGTATAAAATAA
- a CDS encoding TRAP transporter permease: protein MKNTDVVRNNINDVDELLAKYDKGSRFRILSGFQGKIIWILLFCFTLFQLYYAIRGGIDAQIARSIHLAFGLSAVFFLYPTHSKMDKYTIHPLDCILGLLAGVCCLYVVIFFKDIVMRQGLINAMDMIVGGIAILLVLEAARRVIGLPMVIISIAFIIYALIGRSIPGALGHRGVSLSGLVQHLFYTTEGIMGLPIQVSSTFIFMFLLFGAYLEKTGMGEFFIDLANSISGSSPGGPAKVAVISSACMGTLSGSSVANVVGTGSFTIPMMKRLGYKGEFAGAVEATASTGGQLMPPIMGAAAFLLAEITGTPYSKVILAAAIPAILYYLGVFIGVHFEAKKLGLRGLPKKDIPKFSDVMKARGQLIIPIFAVIGLLSSGWSPIYAALGAVASTIICAAIKKETRLSIKDLLEGMVQGAKSALTVIAACACAGIITGVVTKTGLGLKVGSILVGVANGNLMLTLLFTMITSLVLGIGVPTTANYVITSTIAAPAILLIHDATGASVVPVLAAHLFVFYFGIIADVTPPVCLAAVAAAGVAKSEPMKTGLQATRLAIGAFLIPYMFVLSPELIMINPGITVVPKIITAIIGITCVSVGLTGYFKTEMNMLERIFLVIAGILTLDPGFVTDILGIVIIVVVFVYQTKKSKVYSVCNL, encoded by the coding sequence ATGAAAAATACCGATGTTGTAAGAAATAATATCAATGATGTTGATGAGCTACTAGCAAAATATGATAAAGGTTCTAGATTCAGAATTTTATCAGGATTTCAAGGAAAAATAATCTGGATCCTATTATTTTGTTTCACATTATTCCAATTATACTATGCTATTAGAGGGGGAATTGATGCTCAAATTGCTCGTTCTATTCATTTAGCTTTTGGATTGAGTGCTGTATTCTTTCTTTACCCTACACACTCTAAAATGGATAAATATACTATCCATCCTTTAGACTGTATACTTGGACTTTTAGCTGGAGTTTGTTGCCTATATGTAGTAATATTTTTTAAAGATATTGTAATGAGACAAGGTCTCATAAACGCAATGGATATGATAGTTGGTGGAATTGCAATTCTTTTAGTCTTAGAAGCCGCTAGAAGAGTTATAGGTCTACCAATGGTTATAATCTCTATTGCTTTTATAATCTATGCTCTAATTGGTAGAAGTATTCCAGGAGCTTTAGGGCATAGAGGTGTAAGTCTTTCTGGATTAGTACAACATCTTTTTTATACAACAGAAGGAATTATGGGACTACCTATTCAAGTCTCTTCCACTTTTATCTTCATGTTCTTACTTTTTGGAGCATATTTAGAAAAAACAGGAATGGGAGAATTTTTTATAGATTTAGCTAATTCTATATCTGGAAGTTCTCCAGGTGGTCCAGCTAAAGTAGCTGTCATTTCTAGTGCTTGTATGGGAACACTTTCTGGAAGTTCAGTAGCAAATGTGGTTGGAACTGGAAGTTTCACTATTCCTATGATGAAAAGGTTAGGATATAAAGGCGAATTTGCTGGAGCCGTTGAAGCTACTGCTTCTACAGGTGGACAACTTATGCCCCCTATAATGGGAGCCGCTGCTTTTTTACTTGCTGAAATTACAGGAACACCTTATTCAAAAGTAATATTAGCTGCTGCTATTCCAGCTATTTTATATTATCTAGGTGTATTTATAGGGGTACATTTTGAAGCTAAAAAATTAGGACTTAGAGGTTTACCTAAAAAAGATATCCCAAAATTTAGTGATGTTATGAAAGCTAGAGGGCAGTTAATAATTCCTATTTTCGCTGTAATTGGATTATTAAGTAGTGGTTGGTCTCCTATCTATGCTGCACTCGGAGCTGTTGCTTCAACTATAATATGCGCAGCCATAAAAAAAGAAACTAGACTCTCTATAAAGGATTTATTAGAAGGAATGGTCCAAGGTGCTAAAAGTGCACTTACTGTTATTGCAGCATGTGCTTGTGCTGGAATTATAACAGGTGTAGTTACTAAAACTGGATTAGGCTTAAAAGTAGGATCTATTTTGGTTGGAGTTGCTAATGGAAACCTAATGTTAACTTTATTATTTACTATGATTACATCATTAGTTCTAGGTATTGGAGTTCCTACTACAGCTAATTATGTTATAACTTCTACCATTGCTGCTCCAGCTATACTACTTATTCATGACGCAACTGGGGCTTCAGTAGTACCTGTATTAGCTGCTCATCTATTCGTTTTCTACTTCGGTATAATAGCTGACGTTACTCCACCTGTTTGTCTTGCTGCTGTTGCTGCCGCTGGAGTTGCCAAATCAGAACCTATGAAAACTGGATTACAAGCAACTAGATTAGCTATCGGAGCTTTTTTAATACCATATATGTTTGTCCTAAGTCCAGAATTGATTATGATTAATCCAGGAATAACAGTTGTTCCTAAGATTATCACAGCTATTATTGGTATAACTTGTGTTTCTGTTGGATTGACTGGATATTTCAAAACTGAGATGAATATGTTAGAGAGAATTTTTTTAGTAATCGCTGGTATTCTAACTCTAGACCCTGGTTTTGTAACTGACATATTAGGAATTGTAATTATTGTAGTAGTCTTTGTTTATCAAACTAAAAAATCAAAAGTATATAGTGTGTGTAATTTATAG
- a CDS encoding DUF1850 domain-containing protein, whose protein sequence is MLIKRKSFIYLSFFSLLVIILFLFFHLKTIYFLEINDLTNKKIYSYKLDNEYFSLGYTHSVMKTEIEEFFKVENENIKLVKTEYSSFGVGLPFLPEEGKLEIKNDKMILNINRNFKNINMAIFPIAKHYLRLNNKKYRLSEDILGDKPTKISITIKKKYRLKGGEL, encoded by the coding sequence TTGTTAATAAAAAGAAAAAGTTTTATATATTTATCTTTTTTCTCTTTACTTGTTATTATATTATTTTTATTTTTTCATCTTAAAACTATCTATTTTCTAGAAATAAATGACCTAACCAATAAAAAAATATATAGTTATAAATTGGACAACGAATATTTTTCACTTGGCTATACACACTCTGTAATGAAAACCGAAATCGAAGAATTTTTCAAAGTAGAAAATGAAAACATAAAACTTGTAAAGACAGAATATAGTTCTTTTGGTGTTGGTTTACCATTTCTTCCTGAAGAAGGAAAGTTAGAGATAAAAAATGATAAAATGATTTTAAATATAAATAGAAATTTTAAAAATATCAATATGGCTATATTTCCTATTGCAAAACACTATCTTAGGTTAAATAATAAAAAATATAGATTATCTGAAGACATACTTGGAGATAAACCTACAAAAATATCAATAACTATTAAAAAAAAATATAGATTAAAAGGGGGAGAATTATGA
- a CDS encoding rubredoxin, with product MKKYVCEICGYVYDPTIGDVEHGIPAGTPFAELPEDWICPPCKVSKNHFSELIEHNTTCKDLYICEVCGYVYDPTIGDVEHGIPAGTPFVELPEDWVCPPCKVSKNHFSKIKL from the coding sequence ATGAAAAAATATGTATGTGAGATTTGTGGTTATGTTTATGACCCTACTATTGGTGATGTTGAACATGGTATCCCTGCTGGTACTCCTTTTGCTGAATTACCTGAAGATTGGATTTGCCCACCTTGTAAAGTTTCTAAAAACCATTTCTCTGAGTTAATAGAACACAATACAACTTGTAAAGATTTATATATTTGTGAAGTTTGTGGTTATGTTTACGATCCTACTATTGGTGATGTTGAACATGGTATCCCTGCTGGTACTCCTTTTGTTGAATTACCTGAAGATTGGGTTTGTCCACCTTGTAAAGTCTCTAAAAACCATTTTTCAAAAATAAAACTATAA
- a CDS encoding L,D-transpeptidase family protein yields MKIFKLIAMQVVIGSVVLAFSGQQEWSTMAIYDNKIPENIVINKKYLEVPDVVDYVFVRARTANMRDLPSIEGNVIKKYPYDTKLKAIKKVSNYGNIWFYVEDINGNKGYISANVVRKRMFRFQKALDKIMELEEFLVQQKGLGRELASTNSYIPNPDNQNFKREKDKYGTSLDQSSIGKSAINGEDIYIPDRSILSVIEKGKTTSKVKVASIPEELILSNSSISRNPKIQDEFSKVIAIDISNQNMMVFEKNSDKIWEVISYVYSKTGIESKLGFETPRGFFVVPMVKYIMPYNSEVGEREGYARYAIRFSGGGYLHGTPINYDEEINKEFFMKQKEKTLGTFTGTRKCVRTTEEHANFLFNWIIDKPNNKSNEQRPTENVMFVIF; encoded by the coding sequence ATGAAGATTTTTAAATTGATAGCAATGCAAGTAGTTATAGGAAGTGTGGTTTTAGCTTTCTCAGGACAGCAAGAATGGTCGACTATGGCAATATATGATAATAAAATACCAGAAAATATAGTGATAAATAAAAAATATTTAGAAGTGCCAGATGTTGTAGATTATGTTTTTGTTAGAGCAAGAACAGCTAATATGAGAGATTTGCCTAGCATAGAAGGAAATGTAATAAAAAAATATCCGTATGATACTAAATTAAAAGCCATAAAAAAAGTTTCAAATTATGGAAATATTTGGTTTTATGTAGAGGATATAAATGGAAATAAAGGATATATTTCAGCTAATGTGGTTAGAAAAAGAATGTTTAGATTTCAAAAGGCTTTAGATAAAATTATGGAGTTGGAAGAATTTTTAGTTCAACAAAAGGGGCTAGGAAGAGAATTAGCAAGTACAAATTCATATATTCCAAATCCTGATAATCAAAATTTTAAAAGAGAAAAGGACAAATATGGAACTAGTTTGGATCAAAGTAGTATTGGAAAGTCTGCTATTAATGGAGAGGATATATATATTCCAGATAGATCAATACTTTCTGTAATCGAAAAAGGAAAAACAACTTCTAAAGTCAAAGTAGCTAGTATTCCAGAAGAACTTATTCTTTCTAATTCTTCCATCTCAAGAAATCCTAAAATACAAGATGAATTTTCAAAAGTAATAGCTATAGATATTTCAAATCAGAATATGATGGTTTTTGAAAAAAATTCAGATAAAATTTGGGAAGTAATATCATATGTATATAGTAAAACAGGTATAGAGAGTAAGTTAGGTTTTGAAACTCCAAGAGGTTTTTTTGTAGTACCTATGGTAAAATATATTATGCCGTATAATAGTGAAGTTGGAGAAAGAGAAGGATATGCAAGATATGCTATTAGGTTTTCTGGTGGTGGTTATTTACATGGGACACCAATTAATTATGATGAGGAGATAAATAAAGAATTTTTTATGAAACAAAAAGAAAAAACATTAGGAACTTTTACTGGAACAAGAAAATGTGTAAGAACGACAGAAGAACATGCGAATTTTCTATTCAATTGGATAATAGATAAGCCAAATAATAAAAGTAATGAGCAAAGACCAACTGAGAATGTAATGTTTGTAATATTTTAA
- a CDS encoding DUF116 domain-containing protein translates to MKDNFFTKIIYETYYLMFLLSERKKKQKEENSIATKFLNYNNKRVFKDIKQKKIEKVLILLPHCLQKYSCPLKITSSIENCKKCGQCVIGDFLKIQLEFPVDIKVATGGTLARKHIKDIRPDLVMAIACKRDLIAGIHDSYPVNVYGVFNEIKDEPCINTTVSIKKVREFLKEVF, encoded by the coding sequence ATGAAGGATAATTTTTTTACAAAGATAATTTATGAAACATATTATCTTATGTTTTTATTATCTGAAAGAAAGAAAAAACAAAAAGAAGAAAATAGCATAGCTACTAAATTTTTAAATTATAATAACAAAAGAGTTTTCAAAGATATAAAACAAAAGAAGATAGAGAAAGTTCTAATACTTTTACCTCACTGTTTACAAAAATATAGTTGTCCATTAAAAATTACATCAAGTATAGAGAATTGTAAAAAATGTGGGCAATGTGTAATAGGTGATTTTTTAAAAATTCAGTTAGAATTTCCTGTGGATATAAAGGTTGCTACTGGAGGAACTCTTGCTAGAAAACATATAAAGGATATTAGACCAGATTTAGTAATGGCGATAGCTTGTAAAAGAGATTTGATAGCTGGAATACATGATTCTTATCCAGTAAATGTTTATGGAGTTTTTAATGAAATTAAAGATGAACCATGTATAAATACAACTGTATCAATAAAAAAAGTAAGGGAGTTTTTAAAAGAAGTATTTTGA
- a CDS encoding tetratricopeptide repeat protein, with product MRKKYFLIALIFTVGMNLLASEKEDLAFVDELYKQKKFDMAIVESKSFLDKYPTSKYTKNVQDRIAKVYFLMGDYPNAIKYFKILSINNELKDKEKNEVRHYLAVAYAGIEDKKTSEDYLNLISKKDEYYEKTIYDIGTTYLAKENYTYAEEKFQTLISLNGKYYNDAILNISLLSYNKGDYNRSIAYLDQYSKLNGAKKLIFMNYLLGSSYYKLDRSDLAVLYFEKSAQDIGNSYGRKANLNLIEIYSNKGEIDKAKYRLEQLKNTLDYNEGIRILGDSYAAKGEYEKAIECYAQVSDLNNPKLLYSYGFSLYKLDRLKEAKTYFESLKSSSYYSQAIYYLFAIDYKLGDYKNILANKEIVKKYSINSKDIESINTIIANSAYELGEYELSKQYYRMNYEEKINLENLYRIIVIDNKLNNLESIKLGFDEYNKKFPQDEKYRKNIYLSMGEIYYKNGMLDESVKIYKEYLNSRRDFDILDNLITVLLVQQNYREMMNYLNIADNSSNSTYLRGIAAMGMGKYEEANSYFLSVEKDETIENIMLEKIKFNKLRNFFLWQKYDEAVKAGEEYLIQYPSGENRAEVLDKTAISYFRIDNFEKSKMYYTELQKLPDYTEYASFQLADLCYTEGKYEEALLRYRDIFSKYPKSKYGENAYYWYLNSLISLKKYDEFEIGKEEFLKRYPNSEMKENVYLLAGQLYERKGDKENSLTTYEKLYKTSKDEAVKEETIRKILDIQIATNKLEKVVEYISEIKNPEIKSYYNSQLYEKQGKKQEALKEYEILFAGTKYKDFAGVNLGNYYFNSKDYKKSREYYFSVQNLESTPYKDYVLYQISNIDELEGKNEDALRGYTRGYVLYKGEYSNLSKLKAAQLNEKLEKNKDAYNLYKELYSIPKFEYRNFVLEKMIFYTLKNGNKIEAKKYYEELKALDKKSSEKYNQFFNEEE from the coding sequence TTGAGAAAGAAATATTTTTTAATAGCTCTTATATTTACAGTAGGAATGAATCTTTTAGCTTCTGAAAAAGAAGATTTAGCCTTTGTGGATGAGTTATATAAACAAAAAAAATTTGATATGGCAATAGTAGAATCTAAAAGTTTTTTAGATAAATATCCCACTTCTAAATATACTAAAAATGTTCAGGATAGAATAGCTAAAGTTTATTTTTTAATGGGAGATTATCCTAATGCAATAAAATATTTTAAAATTTTATCAATAAATAATGAGTTGAAAGATAAAGAAAAAAATGAGGTAAGACATTATTTAGCAGTGGCTTATGCAGGCATTGAAGATAAAAAGACAAGTGAAGATTATTTAAATCTAATATCTAAAAAAGATGAGTATTATGAAAAAACTATATATGATATAGGTACTACATATTTAGCTAAAGAGAATTATACGTATGCAGAGGAAAAGTTTCAAACTTTAATATCTTTAAATGGAAAATATTATAATGATGCAATTTTAAATATTTCTTTGTTATCCTACAATAAGGGAGATTATAATAGAAGTATAGCTTATCTTGATCAATATTCAAAACTTAATGGAGCCAAAAAGCTCATCTTTATGAATTATTTATTAGGCTCATCTTATTATAAATTAGATAGATCAGATTTAGCTGTATTATACTTTGAAAAAAGCGCTCAAGATATAGGAAATAGTTATGGAAGAAAAGCAAATCTTAATTTGATAGAAATATATAGTAATAAAGGTGAGATAGATAAGGCTAAATATAGACTAGAGCAATTAAAAAATACTTTAGATTATAATGAAGGAATTAGAATACTTGGGGACTCTTATGCAGCAAAAGGAGAGTATGAAAAAGCTATTGAGTGTTATGCTCAAGTTAGTGATTTAAATAATCCTAAATTATTATATAGTTATGGATTTTCTTTATACAAACTTGATAGACTAAAGGAAGCTAAAACTTATTTTGAAAGTCTTAAAAGTAGTTCCTACTATAGTCAAGCTATTTATTATTTATTTGCTATTGATTATAAATTAGGTGACTATAAAAATATTTTAGCTAATAAAGAGATTGTAAAAAAATATTCTATAAATTCTAAAGATATAGAAAGCATAAATACAATTATAGCTAATTCAGCTTATGAATTAGGAGAATATGAACTTTCTAAGCAATATTATAGGATGAATTATGAAGAAAAAATTAACCTTGAAAACTTATATAGAATAATTGTAATAGATAATAAATTAAACAATTTAGAAAGTATTAAATTAGGATTTGATGAATATAATAAAAAATTTCCTCAAGATGAAAAATATAGAAAAAATATTTATCTTTCTATGGGAGAAATATATTATAAAAATGGAATGTTAGATGAAAGTGTTAAAATATACAAAGAATATTTAAATAGTAGGAGAGATTTTGATATTTTAGATAATCTTATAACTGTATTATTAGTACAACAAAATTATCGTGAAATGATGAATTATCTAAATATAGCAGATAATTCATCTAATTCTACATATTTAAGAGGAATAGCAGCTATGGGAATGGGTAAGTATGAGGAGGCTAACTCTTATTTTTTAAGTGTGGAAAAAGATGAAACTATTGAAAATATAATGTTAGAAAAAATAAAGTTTAATAAATTGAGAAATTTCTTTTTGTGGCAAAAGTATGATGAGGCTGTAAAGGCAGGAGAAGAGTATTTGATACAATATCCGAGTGGAGAAAATAGAGCAGAAGTATTAGATAAAACAGCAATTAGTTATTTTAGGATAGATAATTTTGAGAAAAGTAAAATGTATTATACTGAGCTTCAAAAACTTCCCGATTATACTGAATATGCAAGTTTTCAGTTAGCAGATTTGTGTTATACAGAAGGGAAGTATGAAGAGGCATTATTAAGATATAGGGATATATTCTCTAAATACCCAAAAAGTAAATATGGAGAGAATGCTTACTATTGGTATCTTAACTCGCTTATTAGCTTAAAAAAATATGATGAATTTGAAATAGGAAAGGAAGAGTTTTTAAAAAGATATCCAAATTCTGAAATGAAAGAAAATGTCTATTTACTAGCTGGTCAATTATATGAAAGAAAAGGGGATAAAGAAAATTCGCTTACAACTTATGAAAAGCTTTATAAAACTTCGAAGGATGAAGCAGTTAAAGAGGAAACAATTAGAAAAATATTAGATATTCAAATAGCTACTAATAAATTGGAAAAAGTTGTTGAATATATTTCAGAAATAAAAAATCCAGAAATAAAGAGTTATTATAACTCGCAACTTTATGAAAAGCAAGGGAAAAAACAGGAAGCTTTGAAAGAGTATGAGATTCTTTTTGCTGGTACTAAATATAAAGATTTTGCTGGAGTTAATTTAGGAAACTATTATTTTAATAGCAAAGATTATAAAAAATCTAGAGAATATTATTTTAGTGTACAAAATTTAGAGAGTACTCCATATAAAGATTATGTTCTTTATCAAATTTCTAATATAGATGAGTTAGAAGGAAAAAATGAAGATGCATTGAGAGGTTATACTAGAGGATATGTACTTTATAAAGGTGAATATAGTAATCTTTCTAAACTAAAAGCAGCACAACTTAATGAAAAATTAGAAAAAAATAAAGATGCTTATAATCTTTATAAAGAGCTTTATTCAATACCAAAATTTGAATATAGAAACTTTGTGTTGGAAAAAATGATCTTTTATACACTAAAAAATGGTAATAAGATAGAAGCAAAAAAATATTATGAAGAGCTTAAAGCATTGGATAAAAAATCATCAGAAAAGTATAATCAATTTTTTAATGAGGAGGAATAA
- a CDS encoding MotA/TolQ/ExbB proton channel family protein, translating into MYYLTNGGILMYVILVMSIIGLGAVIERFIFFKKTEVEARKSLGKELKKVIESGEVIEVLKKLKVERSAVSRVLFAILVDYYQNPNSTVEKLEEKGKERALLEITQLEKNMWLISLVAHLTPFIGLLGTVTGMIKAFQAVAIYGTGDASVLAKGISEALFTTAGGLFVAIPALIFYNYFNKKIDMIISDIEFSSTELINIFRK; encoded by the coding sequence ATGTACTATTTAACAAATGGTGGAATACTTATGTATGTGATACTTGTCATGTCTATAATAGGTTTGGGAGCCGTAATTGAGAGATTTATTTTTTTTAAAAAAACAGAAGTTGAAGCTAGAAAATCTTTAGGAAAAGAATTAAAAAAAGTCATAGAAAGTGGAGAGGTAATAGAAGTATTAAAAAAATTAAAGGTGGAAAGATCAGCAGTATCAAGAGTATTATTTGCTATACTTGTTGACTATTACCAAAATCCTAACTCAACTGTAGAAAAATTGGAAGAGAAAGGAAAAGAAAGAGCATTATTGGAGATAACACAACTTGAAAAGAATATGTGGTTAATTTCCTTAGTAGCTCATTTGACTCCATTTATTGGACTTTTAGGAACAGTTACAGGAATGATAAAAGCTTTTCAAGCTGTAGCTATTTATGGAACAGGAGATGCTTCTGTTTTAGCAAAAGGTATTTCAGAGGCCTTATTTACAACAGCTGGAGGACTATTTGTTGCTATTCCAGCTCTGATATTTTATAATTATTTTAATAAAAAAATTGATATGATTATATCGGATATAGAATTTTCATCAACAGAACTTATCAATATATTTAGAAAGTAG